The Lolium rigidum isolate FL_2022 chromosome 2, APGP_CSIRO_Lrig_0.1, whole genome shotgun sequence genomic interval gccctctctatttgtcaattgcccaactgtaatttattcacccaacatgctatttcttattggagagacaccactagtgaactgttgaccccggtccattcttttacatctgaaatacaatctactgcaaactctgttctttgttgttcttcgcaaacaaacatcattttccacaccatacgtttaatcctttgtttacagcaagccggtgagattgataacctcactgttaagttggggcaaagtattttgattgtgttgtgcaagttccacgttggcgccggaatccctggtgttgcgccgcactacactccttcaccaacaaccttcacgtggccttcatctcttactggttcgataaccttggtttcttactgaggaaaaactagctgctgtacgcatcacaccttcctcttggggttcccaacagacgtgtgtctcacgcgccatcacccGTGTCGGGGTAGAGGACCCCGATTCCTCCCCCTCGGGATGCTGCGACGCGACAATTCTGTCGCTGGCAGGGCGACCGGCCGACAGCCCTTTTCTCGGGATTCCTTCGCCCGAATAAAGCTATTCGGGTTCATTGACTCCGACACGGTGTGGCAGGGACATATTCTCCTCGTTTCGAGGTCGTCCGACCCGATCTTCAAATTTCAGGTTCTACCAAACCGACGGTGTATTATTCGTGTAAAAGTTTAAAAACTACTATTATTACTGGAATTAATAATAAAAAGTGTATTACTTAAATAGTTTTTGCCCATTTGTGTATACATATATATGTTGATCGGGTAGGGCTTTATGAACATCACACAATTGCTCGTGTTTAATTGGCTGTATATATGTGTTTTATTAACTTGTATTTCATATACATACTGGTGTGTAGTTTGACAATGTACCAGAAGGATCAAAGAGAGAAGCTCTTCCATATGACCTAGTTGACTAGGGTTTATGACCTAGGCcactattttttgtttgtttctgaTCCTATTTCAAACCCGTGAAGGTTAGGGATCTGATTGGTTTAAGATCGCAGAAGGGATCGAGGATTCTGCCACCGGTTCTCTTGTCCTAGGTTTTGTTTTTGTCTAGGCTTCTTGTGCAAGCCAGATTCGACCGCGATCTAGATGGCTTTGAAGGCGGCATCGAAGGTGAACAATGATAACGAGGCGAGTGGTTCTGGGAGTAAAAAGGAGTAAACGATGGCTGACATGCTACATAGGCTATGTTTGGGGAAGATGAGTTGCACGATCTTGCTTTCAAGGAAGAACGGGGGGTTCCAAAGGAACGAGTGAAGTGGTTAGCCTCGGCTCGCGTTCATGCATCGAACTACTTCACTACTCAAACTTTCGAGCAGCATATCATGATAGGTTGGAGCCCTACTCGTGAGGTGAAACTCTGAGCGCTGGAAGATAACCTGTTCACGATTCACTGCTTCTGTTTAGGGGACTTGAACAAGGATACCGAAGGAGGTTCGTGGAATTTCAAGAAGAAGGCAGTGATCATCGAACCATATGGTGCCCTTGTCTCACCAAAATTAATTGAGCTGAATCATATTTTCGTCTGGGTTCAGCGATCATATGCTGCCGCTATTTCTTTTAGCACGCTATTAGCGACCATATGTTTGGCTACCTTCTCTAGTTTCGCTAGAACATCCCTCACCAAAGATGCTGCCTTGTCCACCCATCATCGTCTTTGAGCACtgcaaaaagaaaaaagcaaTTTGAATGAGCACAAATAGAAGTGTGTGATGATAAAATGAGTAAGGATGCAGGTTAAGCCTCATATGATAGTATGATTGAACATGACAAAGAAGGCCTCATATTAATGAACATTCAAGGTAAAGGGATTGTcggcaaactaagtctagtgtacaAGCAATTTTATTACACGTAGGACTAGGTTTATGGATAACCCCTTGCCTTGCATTGTGCCACATAACAAATCATTGGCCATAGAAGAAGCATGATGGAAGCAAAACTATTAGGCCTCAAATTATTGGACACCACAACTGATGATATTCAACCACGTACAAGGCACAAGAAGGAGTGTTTTGCTTTGTAGAAGGTTGGATAGCATCAACTGTGGACAAGTTCACTGACCAATGGTGAATACTTTTTTTTGGCAAGACAGCTAATGTTGAAACTATAACGGCGATGAATTCAAAGCCATAGCATCTATCGACTCAGAATTACCTTAGTTCTCAGCCGAATGAGTCTTAGACATACCCTTACAAATATATAACCTAACCCTGGCTCGTTTGTTACAAACTTAATAGTGTGCACCGTACTTCCTATTTTCCACATAATAATTTGGTTGCATGCATCTATGTCTCACTTACCTTATATTTTGAACTATtttaataaaaaaagccgtgtgcatcacttgatgcagaggctggggcaagGCTCCCGTTTCGAGAAAAAGAACTTAACTCTTGATATTGTTTGTGATAGACGCAAGAATAACCTAGTATCAACTTATTACTAATATATTGTTCATTATCGAAATGCTACCAGCTCCGACGATCGAGGTTACGTGAATAACCAATGGATCGTACATCCTGAGGACGCGACGAATTTGACTCTCTCTATATAAATtaaatcaaggtttaaaatagcgtgctattttttcGCTAATTGCACGCAATAGCATATTTCAAGTGTTCACGTTAAATTTTAGTAAGTTTACTCGCTATGATGATAATCCCGAAATAGCATATTATATCGCACTAAAACATCATAGCGTTAGCTCGCTATTTTTTACAACCTATTGGTACAACGGTTTGAGTTTTCCTCGTTAAAAAAAGAAGaaatttatgtttctttttttgtGGTGATGAATGTCAATATGTTGATTCTTCTTCTGAATCGCAAGATAAAAGATAATATCGGTAAACtgataatttttaataaataatttatactatgtcaTTCCCTCGTGAAATATTGATATTAGGCTTTAAAAATTTGGAGAACTATTTTTGTATGTGATTATGTATGTAGGAGTCTATCACTTTTGGACTGAAATCCTTTATTTTAAAACTTTATCTAGTATTTTTTTTAAACGATATTTAAAATATAGCACGCTATTAGCAGGATATAACATGCATAGCATTTGAAGATGCCGCCGCTATTTCTTTTAGCACGCTATTAGCAGGATATAACGGATGCATAGCATTTGGAGGTCTTGGAGTCAAAGATCTAGACAAGTTCGCCACGGCACttcgcctccggtggccttggcaTGAATGGAAGGACCCGTCGAAGCTAGATTTGGGTGGGCTATGGGAATCCTTGCTCCgaccaagacatggatattttctACGCCGCGACCACCATCACCCTTGGCAATGGCAAGAAGACATCATTTTGGGAGGTCCCTTGGCTCACGGGTAGGAAACCGAAGGACATTGCGCCGCTCATCTTCGACGCATCTAAGCGCAAAAAGTGGAATGTCAATCTTGCTCTAAATGGAAATTCTTGGGCCAAATTGGACAACGACTTCACCATGGCACATTTCTCGCAATTCCTCGACCTTTGGACTCTTTGCCAAGGGGTGCAACTTaatgatgatttggatgatgacaTTATTTGGAATCTCACGGCAAGTGGGCATTACTCCGCTAAATCGGCTTATAAGGTGCAATTCATCGGCTCCGTCGCTTCCTATCTCCACAAGTCGGTTTGGAAGACTTGGGcacctcccaaaaccaaattcttTGCTTGGCTACTTGCCCAAAACCGCATTTGGACCGCCGACCGCCTACAAAAGCGTGGGTGGCCAAATTGCGGCCTATGCCCCCTATGCAAGCAAACTAATGAGACGGCGGCGCACCTCTTCATCCATTGTAGGTTCACTACGCGTCTTTGGGACAAAGTGGCGGAGTGGTTGCACAACACGGACATTACCCCCAATGGGTGGACCGGCCTATCCATCGAGCTTTGGTGGCGCAACATGATAAGACCCCACTTGCCCAACCGCAAAGCCATCTCTTCGCTAGAGCTTCTTGtcacttgggagatttggaatgagcGCAACGCAAGGGTTTTCAACAACAAGTATGCCAACCATGATGTAATTCTAGATAAGATTAAGAGAGAGGCCCGCTTGTGGGTTTTAGCCGGCGCTAAACGCTTGGGTCAAATCATGCCGCGAGAGTAGTCTCTTGTACTCTTCTTTTTGTTCGGACTTTCTTGTCAAactcttctccttaattaatcgaatggggcaaagcttttgcccccgtttcaaaaaaaaaaaatctcccttGACGACAACCCAATGTCTCTCCAGGAACTAATCATTACATTCTGATGGGCGCCGTCGATGTTGAGGACCAGGTGCAGTGCAAGATGACCCGTACGATTCAAGAAACATACGGGACGACATCCTTTCGTAGACAGGGGACGCGCAGTCACAGAAGCCAGGCAAATATCCTCCCTGAAAGTGAGAACGGCAGGCAAACGTAATTGGAAATCACAAAACGCCGTCCTTCTCTTCAGAAAGTGTCAAGTTAACACTGCATCTCTAGCTAGATGATTTGCCAGTCAAGCAAAGATCAAATAATCGTCGGATTCGGCCACAAGCCATGGTGCGGCTGCACATGTGCACGCTGCCGGCCGGCTTAAGTCATTCGCGATGACCTTTGCTGAGTCCCCTCCCTCCTGGAACGGATGATCACAAGTAGTAAAGCTATATAAGCAAACACACGCATACAGAATCATCACACAAGATCACCACACAGCCAGTGATCAGAATTGCAAGACCACACAGTTTCCAGACTGAAAGAAGGAATTCACCTACGTACAGCTTAAGTTCGTGAGATCTGCAGGGGCATCGTCCATCGTCAGATATAGATATGGCGCCAGCTCCAGCTATCGCGGTGGCTTTGCTCGCGCTCGCCTGCTGTTGGCTGGCAGTAACCGCCGCGGACAAAGCACCGACCAAGTGGCAGAGGGCCAACGCGACGTTCTACGGCGGCGCTGACGCTTCGGGCACCATGGGTAACCAACTAGCTCACTCTTCATATATACGCAAATTCAATTCTACACCCTGTTCTTGCGCTAAAAAGCACACGCTAAACGCAGGCGGAGCGTGCGGGTACGACAACCTCTACACGGCGGGGTATGGAACACGGACGGCGGCGCTGAGCACGGTGCTGTTCGACGACGGCGCCTCATGCGGGCAGTGCTACAAGATCGCGTGTGACCGCAAGCGGGCCGACCCAGCCTTCTGCAAACCCGGAGTCACGGTGACGATCACGGCCACGAACCTCTGCCCGCCTAACGACGCGCTCCCGAACGACAACGGCGGATGGTGCAACCTGCCGAGGCCGCACTTTGACATGGCGCAGCCGGCCTGGGAGAAGATTGGCGTCTATAAGGGTGGCATCATCCCCGTCATGTACCAGAGGTACCTACACATCGATCAGTTATTCTTTTTTTGTCACTATTACAGAGTACAAATaataatatgtatatatataataTTTCTCCTCTATTCAATTCCATAAAATGGATTTGATCGACAAATCCGATCAAGCAACTATTAGTTGTTTTATACTTCTGGAATTGGACAGGGTTCCATGCGTGAGGAAGGGCGGGGTGCGGTTCAGGATGGTTGGTCACGATTACTTCAACGTAGTCATTGTGATGAACGTTGCGGGCGCTGGTTCCATCAAGTCCATGGATATCAAAAGCTCCGATTCAAACGACTGGTTGTCCATGTCCCGTAACTGGGGCGCAAACTGGCAGTCTGGAAGCTACCTTACTGGGAAAATGCTCTCGTTCAGAATTACTATCACGGATGGGCAGACGATCGAGTTCAACAATATTGTGACGGGCGGATGGAAGTTTGGACAGACATTTGCGAGCAAATTGCAGTTCAAGTGATCACTCTGAGACCAATTTAGAATGGAAATGGCTGAATATAATGTGTTGGTGCGTGGTGCTTGATAACATTTATTAATTAAGCACCACTTGTGTATATACATGTATAAGTTGACCAGTTAGGGCGTTATGAGCACCACACTGTTTTATTTACTTGTAAGATGTATACAGAATGAGACCGATACCACCTAGTTACCTTCAATTTGTACTTCATATATATTCTTCTTTTAATAGGGGAGCGTAGCCCGGACCTCTTCATCAAAGTGATGCAGACGGCTTTACTGCAAAGTAATAGTATCAAAGTATATTATAACTCATGGATTGCATAGATTTGCAACGTGGATTAACCAATGAAATGGAGAAAATGAAAGGTGTCTAAACATCTTGGATTCTAAGAGATTTGGCGCCAACCATCATGGTCGAAGATAGCCCAAATGACCGCCATTAGCCGAGTGCAACTAGAGTCCATATGTTCCCGCTGCTCCGATGAAGAAGGAAAGACCAAATGTGGAGCCAATACAAAGCCCTTTAGATGacctactgttatcaccagaatttgaccaagtcagaggtgggtcgcgatcaagatggacttggagaaatatatatatagaaggaatacgtgaatcggccttttataccaagttggtcttaattgcccgtttatctgtaacatattagatcgcatcttagtttagaaatagaatcttactcgtgcacggtttagtgcacgcccacattagaaagtccgctggactataaatatgtacctagggtttatggaataaacaacaaccaacgttcaaccacaaacaaatctcggcgcatcgccaactccttcgtctcgagggtttctaccggtaagcatcatgctgcctagatcgcatcttgcgatctaggcatcacaagcctgcctacgttgttcacgcgttgctcgtactgaagcctttttgatggcgagcaacgtagttatcttagacatgttagggttagcattgttcttcatattacatgctttcgtagtgcaacccttgcatgtctagccgcccttacgcctatcttaggcgtaggggcggcaccccgcttgatcatagtttagta includes:
- the LOC124687011 gene encoding expansin-A24-like, with the protein product MAPAPAIAVALLALACCWLAVTAADKAPTKWQRANATFYGGADASGTMGGACGYDNLYTAGYGTRTAALSTVLFDDGASCGQCYKIACDRKRADPAFCKPGVTVTITATNLCPPNDALPNDNGGWCNLPRPHFDMAQPAWEKIGVYKGGIIPVMYQRVPCVRKGGVRFRMVGHDYFNVVIVMNVAGAGSIKSMDIKSSDSNDWLSMSRNWGANWQSGSYLTGKMLSFRITITDGQTIEFNNIVTGGWKFGQTFASKLQFK